The segment GCCGCTAGGGTCACCGGCGGTAACCGACATTGCGCGTGCAGGGGTGGGCCGGGGCAATCCCCCGGCTTACCCCCTCTGCTCCCACGTCAGTCCCCGCCGTGCCACACAGCCACAACACGCACTCCACGCGAGCAATTCACGACCCGATATGGTCAACTCCGTTTTCATGTTCGATAATTGACCGGTCACCAATCCGTCAGAGAGTGGGCGGAATCGGCGATTTCAGCAACTCGGTGTAGCGTCGCCTGCACGAAGCGTTATTCTCCTCAGACGCAAGCCGGTTCCCACGCGTCGCTACGACGAGTGAACGGTTCCGAACTGCACGTGATGGAAGTTCTGCCTCTGGGAGTCCCGTGTACCCACACAACGGGGTTGACGCCTCTGGCCTGGCTACGCTGCGCGCAATGGTGGTCGACCACCTCCAGCGCGTCGTCCCCGCGTACGCCATGCCCGCCCTCGCCACACCGCTGCCTACCGGTACCGTCCACGGCCCCGTCTACGCCATGGCCGAGGCCGGCACCGCCGTAGGCGGCCGCCGCGCCACCCGCCACAACACGCAGGTCCAAGGCGCCAACACCGCGTCCCGCCGCCCCGCCGCAGACAGCGACAGCGGCCGCATGATGGAGCTGGTCGAACGCGCCCAGGCGGGCGAGACCGAAGCCTTCGGCCGCCTGTACGACCACTACTCCGACACGGTGTACCGCTACATCTACTACCGCGTTAACGGCAAGGCCACCGCCGAGGACCTCACCAGCGAGACCTTCCTGCGCGCCCTGCGCAGGATCGGCACCTTCACCTGGCAGGGCCGCGACTTCGGCGCCTGGCTGGTCACCATCGCCCGCAATCTGGTCGCCGACCACTTCAAGTCGAGCCGCTTCAGACTCGAAGTCGTCACCGGCGAGATGCTCGACGCCAACGAGGTCGAGCGCAGCCCCGAGGACTCCGTCCTGGAGTCGCTCTCCAACGAGTCGCTCCTCACCGCCGTCCGCAAGCTCAACCCCCAGCAGCGGGAGTGCGTCACGCTGCGCTTCCTCCAGGGCCTGTCGGTCGCCGAGACCGCCCGGATCATGGGGAAGAACGAAGGTGCGATCAAAACCCTGCAGTACCGGGCGGTCCGAACTCTTGCCCGGTTGCTGCCAGAAGATGCCCGGTGAGACGGGCTCGGTGACATCGCTTGCGCCCGTGCTCACGGTCCGATCATCATGACTGCGTAACCCAACTCGTACGGCACTCGTTGCATCAAACGCAGACCCCCCACTGCCGTGCCCTGTTCGCTTCCGGTCACTCGATCGGGTGGACAGGCTCAAGGAACGCAACTTCCGGGCGCTTCGGGGAGTCGAGTGTGAATGACGAGAGGAGGTGCCGCCCGTGATCGCGAACCCAACGGCGCACCGGCGGGCGAACGCCTTCGCCGAGGCCGTGGAGGATTTGAACCTCCCGCAGGCCGACGGCGAGCAGCAGCAGCACGGTGCTCATGCCGCGGACCGGCATGCCGACCCTGAGCAGGGCCGGCTCCTGGCTCTGGCGAACGCCCTGGAGGATGTGCCGAGGCCGACGCTGGACGCCGCGAAGAAGATCGAGCAGCGAGCGCAACTGATCGCCGCCATGGAGGCCGCGCTGGCCGACGGCACGCTGTCCGTGCCCGAGCAGCGCACCAGCAGCAGTGGCAGTGGCGGCAACAGCCGCAGCGGTGCCCACCGCTACCGGCCCAGCTCCCGATGGGGCCGCCGGCTCGCCGCCGGCGGGCTCTCCGTCGGAGTCCTCGGCGGCGCCCTCGGCGGGGTCGCCGCCGCCAGCACCAACGCCCTGCCGGGCGACACGCTGTACGGGCTCAAGCGCGGCATGGAGGACATGCGGCTCAACTTCGCCGACGACGACGCCGACCGGGGCAAGGTCTACCTGGACCTCGCCTCCACCCGGCTCCAGGAGGCCCGCCGCCTCATGGAACGCGGCCGCAGCGGCGACCTCGACGAGGAGTCGGTCGGCGAGATCCGCAAGGCGCTCTCCGGCATGCAGCAGGAGGCCTCCGAGGGCCACCGGCTGCTCAGCGCGGCGTACAAGCGGGACGGCTCTCTGCAGCCCATCGAGACCCTGTCCGCGTTCTCCGCCTCCCACCGCCAGGGCTGGAGCGACCTGCGCGACCGTCTCCCGTCGAAGCTGACCGACGTGGGCAACAAGGTCACCTCCGTCTTCGACGCCATAGAGCAGGAAGTGGGCCCGCTACAGAAGCTGCTGCCCCCGGCCAACCGCGGGTCCGGCGACGGCCGCAACGGCTACACCGGCAGCACCCGTTCCGGCACCTCCGGCCAGCCGGCCCCCGCCGCCACGGACGGCTCCGCCGGCAACAGCTCCGGCACCAGCACGGCCAGTCCTTCCGCCTCGGGCTCCTCCAACGACGGCGCCCTCGGCGGCCTCATCGACGGCGGCTCCACGGCCTCCCCGAGCGCCAGCTCCTCCTCGACCGAGTCCACCCAGCCCTCGGTCACCCTCCCGCCCCTCCTCCCCGGGCTCCTCCCGGGCCTGGGCCTGACGGACGACAGCTAGAGGTCCCAGCCGGGTTGTGGGCAGGCGTTCCGCACGGCGGAACGGGTGGGCACAACCCGGCCACCGGCCTCAGGCCGCTAAAAGAAGACCGAACGCCGCTGCACCAGCAGCTTGGCCCCTCCTCTGAACGCCGCCCTCGCGGGCGCTTCGCTTGCTTCGGGACGGCTGCGCCGGACTCCGTCCGTCGACCTCGCGCACCGACAGACGCCGAAGGCTGGGGGGAGCCCGGCTAGAAGAAGACCGAACGCCGCTGCACCAGCAGCTTGTACAGCGTGTGCTGGATCGTCTCGCGCACCTGGTCCGTCAGGTTGAAGACGAGCATGGGATCGTCCGCCGCCTCCGGCGTGTACTGGTCCGTGGGGATCGGCTCGCCGAACTGGATCGTCCATTTCGTCGGCAGAGGCACCATCCCCAGCGGCCCGAGCCAGGGGAAGGTCGGGGTCAGCGGGAAGTACGGGAAGCCCAGCAGCCGGGCGACCGTCTTGGCGTTGCCGACCATCGGGTAGATCTCCTCCGCACCGACGATCGAGCACGGCACGATCGGCACGCCGGTCTTCAGCGCCGTGGCGACAAAACCGCCGCGCCCGAAGCGCTGCAGCTTGTACCGGTCCGAGAACGGCTTGCCGAGCCCCTTGAAGCCCTCCGGCATGACGCCGACGACCTCGCCGCGCTCCAGCAGCAGTTGCGCGTCCTCCGCGCAGGCGAGCGTGTGCCCGGCCTTCCTGGCCAGCTCGTTGACGAGCGGCAGCATGAACACCAGGTCCGCCGCGAGCAGCCGCAGATGGCGCCCGGCCGGGTGGTGGTCGTGGACGGCGACCTGCATCATCAGGCCGTCCATCGGCAGCGTGCCGGAGTGGTTGGAGACCACCAGCGCCCCGCCCTCGGCGGGGATGTTCTCGATGCCCTTGACCTCGACCCGGAAGTACTGGTCGTAGAGCGGCCGCAGCAGCGACATCAGGACCTGGTCGGTGAGCTCCTCGTCGTAGCCGAAGTCGTCGACCTCGTAGTCGCCGGTGACGCGGCGCCGCAGGAAGGCGAGGCCGTGCGCGACCTTGCGGTCCCAGGGGCCGCCCAGCAGCCGGTCGGCAAGGCCGCCGAGGGCGCCTGTGAGGGACGGCGGCGCGCTCGGGGCCCCAGGTGCCTCCTGAGACTCCGGGGACGCCGGAGACGGCTCCTGCGGGCCGCCCTGCGATGCCTCGTGTCCGTCCTGCGCATCGCCGTCCTGCGCGTCCTGCGCATGCCGTACGGCGGTGAGCGGCGTGGCCGCGGGGCCCGCGGGACCCGTCTCGCCCTTCTTACGGCTGCCCGGCCCCGGCACGGTCGTCCCCCGCCCCCGCGGGCGGGGGGTGCCCCTGCGCGCGCGGGTGTCCTCATCGAACGGGATGACCTTGGCGTCCGCCATGGCTCGGCTCCTCCTCGTAGGGGCACTCACGTCTGGTCCCTGGCCACGGGGACCAGCGCGGCGAGCCGGTCGACGCCGTGAGCCAGCCGCTCGGGCGGAAGCAGCCCGTAGCCGTGGCTGCGGGCGTAGTCGCTGAAGGTCCCGGCGGTGGTGAACTTCGGTGTGAACCCGAGAGTCTCACGCATTTGCGTGGTGTCCACCACCCGCCCGTGTGTCAGCAGCCGGATCTGCTCGGGCGAGAAGTCGGTGACCCCCGCCGTGCGCAGCGTCTGCGCCACCCAGGTGACGGCCGGCAGCAGCACCGGCACCGTCGGCTTGCCGAGCCGGCGCGCGGTCTGCGACAGCAGCAGCACCCCGTCCCCCGCCACATTGAAGGTCCCGCTGTTGAGCGTGCCGCGCTCGGGATCGCGCACCGCGAGCAGCAGCACATCGATCACGTCGTCCTCGTGGACGAACTGCAGCCGGGGGTCGTAGCCGAAGACCGTCGGCAGCACCGGCAGCGCGAAGTACTCCGACAGCGGCGTATCGGTGCGCGGCCCCAGGATGTTGGCGAACCGCAGCACCGCCACCGCCACATCCGGGCGGCGGCGCGCGAAGCCGCGTACGTATCCCTCGACCTCGACCGCGTCCTTCGCGAAGCCGCCCCTGGGCAGTGACTTGGGCGGCATCGTCTCGGTGAAGACCGCCGGGTCGCGGGGCGCGGAGCCGTAGACGCTCGTCGTGGACTTCACCACCAGGCGGCGTACCGTCGGCGCCTTCTGGCACGCGCCGAGCAGCTGCATCGTCCCGATGACGTTGGTCTCCTTGACCGCCGTCCGCCCGCCCTTGCCCGGCAGGGTCCCGCTGACATCCATGTGGACGACCGTGTCGACGCCGTGCTCCGCCAGCACCTTTCCGATCATCGGATGGCGGATGTCGGCCCGTACGAACTCGGCCCCGCCCAGAT is part of the Streptomyces sp. NBC_01262 genome and harbors:
- a CDS encoding NAD-dependent epimerase/dehydratase family protein, with translation MGKVVLVTGVARQLSGRLVRRVMREPDVDRVIGVDAVPPEHHLGGAEFVRADIRHPMIGKVLAEHGVDTVVHMDVSGTLPGKGGRTAVKETNVIGTMQLLGACQKAPTVRRLVVKSTTSVYGSAPRDPAVFTETMPPKSLPRGGFAKDAVEVEGYVRGFARRRPDVAVAVLRFANILGPRTDTPLSEYFALPVLPTVFGYDPRLQFVHEDDVIDVLLLAVRDPERGTLNSGTFNVAGDGVLLLSQTARRLGKPTVPVLLPAVTWVAQTLRTAGVTDFSPEQIRLLTHGRVVDTTQMRETLGFTPKFTTAGTFSDYARSHGYGLLPPERLAHGVDRLAALVPVARDQT
- a CDS encoding DUF5667 domain-containing protein; amino-acid sequence: MIANPTAHRRANAFAEAVEDLNLPQADGEQQQHGAHAADRHADPEQGRLLALANALEDVPRPTLDAAKKIEQRAQLIAAMEAALADGTLSVPEQRTSSSGSGGNSRSGAHRYRPSSRWGRRLAAGGLSVGVLGGALGGVAAASTNALPGDTLYGLKRGMEDMRLNFADDDADRGKVYLDLASTRLQEARRLMERGRSGDLDEESVGEIRKALSGMQQEASEGHRLLSAAYKRDGSLQPIETLSAFSASHRQGWSDLRDRLPSKLTDVGNKVTSVFDAIEQEVGPLQKLLPPANRGSGDGRNGYTGSTRSGTSGQPAPAATDGSAGNSSGTSTASPSASGSSNDGALGGLIDGGSTASPSASSSSTESTQPSVTLPPLLPGLLPGLGLTDDS
- a CDS encoding lysophospholipid acyltransferase family protein, encoding MADAKVIPFDEDTRARRGTPRPRGRGTTVPGPGSRKKGETGPAGPAATPLTAVRHAQDAQDGDAQDGHEASQGGPQEPSPASPESQEAPGAPSAPPSLTGALGGLADRLLGGPWDRKVAHGLAFLRRRVTGDYEVDDFGYDEELTDQVLMSLLRPLYDQYFRVEVKGIENIPAEGGALVVSNHSGTLPMDGLMMQVAVHDHHPAGRHLRLLAADLVFMLPLVNELARKAGHTLACAEDAQLLLERGEVVGVMPEGFKGLGKPFSDRYKLQRFGRGGFVATALKTGVPIVPCSIVGAEEIYPMVGNAKTVARLLGFPYFPLTPTFPWLGPLGMVPLPTKWTIQFGEPIPTDQYTPEAADDPMLVFNLTDQVRETIQHTLYKLLVQRRSVFF
- a CDS encoding ECF subfamily RNA polymerase sigma factor, BldN family → MYPHNGVDASGLATLRAMVVDHLQRVVPAYAMPALATPLPTGTVHGPVYAMAEAGTAVGGRRATRHNTQVQGANTASRRPAADSDSGRMMELVERAQAGETEAFGRLYDHYSDTVYRYIYYRVNGKATAEDLTSETFLRALRRIGTFTWQGRDFGAWLVTIARNLVADHFKSSRFRLEVVTGEMLDANEVERSPEDSVLESLSNESLLTAVRKLNPQQRECVTLRFLQGLSVAETARIMGKNEGAIKTLQYRAVRTLARLLPEDAR